ATACTTGACTTTAAGATAATGTAACGCTCTCAAAAGGGCGCGATAAAGAACCGTGTGATGGTGGTagacaatttaaaagaggacaataataattgatggAACATATGTACACAAATCAACAAATCGTAGATAAACTaaagaatttttgaatttgtggTGGCTGCACGCCGAATTAAGATCCAACCCAACGTCCTCTGCAGTTGTTGTATGATAATATATCATAGATAGAAAAGGATTCCAAGTTTCCCTAGCCCTCAAAGAAAGCAGAATACTCAGAGCAGAAGATTgatggcagcggcggcagcagcaagggacaaaacaaaacaaaatttagcgTGATGTAGCGgtgctaaaaattatcaacagCAGAAACTAGCTGACACCAACAGGGTGCTAGTGTTTCGAAAATCTATTTCTCAAATCACAGGGGGCGTGACCTGGGCGTGATCGATCACTGGTTATGCTTTTTCTCAATGTTGCCAAcacaacttaatttttttagtcagTTATTACTGGTTATTACTAACGagacaaattgattttgttggtACTGTTTACTAAAGCTCCTAAACCCTCCACCCTCACTGGGACTGCTTCACAAGTCAGACCACTCAGACCAGCActacaaaatttccaaagccGAAAATCAAAGTGTCGCTTTCacttaaaaactatttaatttcataaaagaGGTtcgtataaaaatttattatttgataatatgtaattatagaaaatttccatttaatggTCTCGTAGgggttttaaatcaaatttgctcattataatttgtaaatacatagaaatacataatatagAGATTGATTCATTTGACAGTTTTCGgcgccgagttacagttttctccacccctactttaacataggattctcataagaactggcgagatgtgtaatcCGGCAGAAACTTTAACTTTACCATATAATAGGGATGGCTGATGGCTCTTTTCCGATATCGTACctatgtttaattaattaggtgCGAACAGAGGCTGGAGGCCTCGGCAGACACACTATTTTTAGGCAATTTTCATAACAAtccagaaataataaatagaatattgcaaatttttatctgtaGCCCATAACAAATTGGGTGCACGTGCAAAATCAGGGGCTGCAGAGTATTCTCTTATATTTCGTACCAAATTTAGGTGCACTCATCAACTTATTGTAAGGTGTGATTATTAGTTATAGATATTCAataattggatttattttacagaaaaatgttTGGAGCTCCTTCTAAAGCGCAGGCTATTCAAGGGAAGCCTGATGCCAGCAGAGATGAGAGCAAAGAAGCCATTAATGCCCTCATAGCCAATCTCATCACGTTTGGAGTTCTTGTTGGAATGATCCGaactggtaaaaatattgttaatatttaatgtcttttactaatttattatttaaaaaattccagttcCTTTTGCCATCAAGCAATTCAgctaaaatattgaataagaAAACCACAATGATTGTAATTTAAGAGGTTAttcatgtttaattaaaaatatttaaaatacatactGTTTATGAaggattttcttttcagttCTAAATTCCAATTGATTTTGAGATAtaaatgatcaaaatattttcacggtGTGAATAAATGTCCATTCATGTACTCCTAATTTTATGTGACTTTTTGCTGACGCCCTGTTTGGCCTTGCCCTCATTGAGACTGAGGAGTAGGGTGCACGCCTGGCACAGCTCTTGACTGGAAACGTGGCCACAACTGGAGCAAGTTCCCTGCTGCGGCGTCTTGATTCCTGTTTGAAACACCAAATTTTCCCCAGAGTGGATAATGTCCATGATCACAGACGGTCTAATTCGCTCAAGTTCTTTGAGGAAATTCCTTGCGTGACCCCTATACGCGTTTGGGGCGTAAACACATTCCGTCGAGAAATACTTGAGTTTCCTGAAGTAGGCGTACATGACAATTTCCTTCTCGTAACAAAACTTGAGTGGCTTGACCCTGGGCAGAGCACCATCCGACGACGTAATTGCCGCACAGCAACGTCCCAAACGGGCGACGTCACCCCTCATTATGTTCATCAGGACAGTCTCAGCAATATCGTCCGCGTTGTGTCCAGTAGCGATGCACGAGGCCCCCATCATCACGGCCCCTCTCTCTAATGCCTGCCGTCTGAAGACGCCGCAGAAGGTGCAGTTATTCTTCTTGCCCACTTCTTCTACCACCCGGTCCATTGTCCAGCCGTATAAAttctgtaaatttattttttaatgaaatttaataattaagacaaattaacaaaatcagCCTGACCTGATaggataatattttaagggGTAATTGGTAGTCGTTTTTATTCTCCTTGACGGTGTTCAGACTGTCGTCTCTGTAGCCTGTGATGCCCTCGTCGATGGACAGCAACATGAGATTCAGTTTGTAGTCGTATTTGTCGTTGAGGAACTTCATGACGTATGCCAGCACTGTCGAGTCTTTGCCGCCGGACGCGCCGATGGCCACCAGCTGTCTCGGGTAGAACAACTTGCCACTCGTGATGGTGTGGTGTACCTCGGTTTCAAAGGCATCGAAAAAGCACTCCTTACAGAGAGACGTTCCTGTCTTCGGACGGCGCAGGATGGCCTTCCTACCGCAGTTGGTGGTGCAGGACACTGGCATGATTGCTTGTGAGAAAATTACAAGCCGAGCGTGGGATATAATCAGAAATTTATGCAAGTTCTTCTACAGGAAAACATTGAATGTTTGAGCACATGTGAGGAGATTTCGAATTTTGGACTCGCCAACAGCTGACGGAGCAGAGAGGATGCTGGTCGTTCATTGGCCTTTGCTTTTCGCTCTAGCCAATCGCAGCATTCAGCGTGGCCGGCCTGGCTGAATGTTGATCAAAACACAGGACAGCACACAGTCTGGAAATTCGTGAACAAAGATGACGTACACCAATTCGATTTTCTTCCTCTCCCTCAGCTTCCTTCTATTCCTCGGTCAAATCGAAGGtatctattttaataaacattatCTTATTGTAAGTTTAAAAGCGATTTAGCCAGAGACTTTTTACTAACAAGTAAAATAAACGGCATGAAACTCATGCctatattttcatttccaccCACTaatgattgcaaatttttggttaCAGCGAAAAGAACACAGTTTGTGACTTGCGGATCAGTTATTAAGCTATTGAATACAGACTACAAAGTAAGGACAAACTTATTTAATCACCTGAATAAGTGCTTGCGtattaaaatggtttaataATATATGACGCAGGTTCGATTACACTCGCACGACGTGAAATATGGATCAGGGAGTGGACAACAGTCTGTCACTGGTACTGAAATTCAGGAAGACGTGAACTCTCACTGGGTCATCAAGTCTGCAACAGGAAAATTCTGCAAACGAGGGTAGGAATGCTAATTTTCTTAGGGTTGCgaagaaaatttccaattaaataatttccaccGCCAAATTTTTCTAGTTTGTTATATAATTCCGCGAATGTTTCATTTCAGTGAACCAATTGCGTGTGGCGCTGTGATTCGGCTGGAGCACTTGGCGACGAAGAAGAATCTCCACTCTCATCATTTCCCATCTCCACTTTCTGGAAACCAAGAAATATCGGCGTATGGAGATAATGGTGATCACGTTATCTAGGAAATAATCTGcggtattaaattaatgtttttcctCAGCTGGTGAAGGAGACACGGGTGATCACTGGACCGTGGTATGCAAGGGCGACAGCTGGCTGAGAGATGACTCAGTCTTGCTCAAACACATTGACACTGACATGtaagcttaaatattttttttcgcatATGGTTGAAAATCAGATTTATAAGTGCCTAGACAACTATCATAAAATAATCGCGGTTTTAGGTTTCTTTCGGTGACAGGGCGGACATATGGACGACCCATTAATGGCCAGTTGGAAGTGGTTGGTGTGTCTTCGCCATCAAGTAGCCACTGGCAGGCAGCCGAAGGCCTCTTCATCCATCCAAGTGACTTCAACGCTAAAGCGCAAAGCTACATTCACACCGAACTCTAAATCAACCAAAGTTTACACAGTATGAATGGACCCTCTATTGTTTTTGTGTCTCCAGTAACTTATTCCGAGTTTGGTGAATCCCACAAAACGGCAACCTTTTTAAGTCACAGATGCTTCAAGGGTAAAATGCGTGAGAACTTTGCAccagatttacaaaaaaaaaaaaatgttggatTGCGTGTGctgttgcaaataatttcaattcatgtGATAACttgctataaattttttttttggatgAGTTGGGTGAAATGACAAAGCTGACACAGAATTTAGTTGAATGTGAACCACTTCAAAttcctttattattttaaggacAAATGGATACAGTTTTCCAGCTtgagaacaattaaaaatgcaatgtaACACAATCCacctgttttcaattttgtgctACGCTATCAGAGTCCTGCGCATACATTTATCTGatctaatgaaaattaagtcACCAGAAAAGGCAGATTAGCGTTTTTAGAATGTGATGATATTCATTACAGTGGTTTAGATCTCACATCTTAAGTAAGTCATAACAAAGGCTCGGGcaccaattattatttaatagtgGAGTCAAATTAATGGTGCAACTCATTTAAATTGGCTCTCAGTCAAAAAGATATTAATATCACTGGGCACAAATTCGCTTTGTCCCTTGAAGAAGCCAAAAATATCCTCAGCGGCATTATCATTTGATCGCAATGCTTAGCAAACTAGAATATCTTATCCCATAATAAGGTAACGTACGGAGTGGATTCATGATGGAGATGATTAAAAAACGTTAATATGAACCTAATGTCAATGGAGCTAAAAATCTTGGAACCTGATTTATCGGATATAGTCGGGAATACAATGCGAAATTTAGAATTAGTCCTTAaacgaaatggaaattttctaacgtaaaaattatttgtaatattaaCTAGGGAGACATttagagttaaattaaatttgcaaacttgtcgcttttttctttttcaaataatttccatttcgTTCAGAACTCAAGAATCTGTAATCTTCAGACGGCACAAAAACCTTGTCAGAAACCACTCGGGTGCAAATCACGGTCTATCACTGCGTTAGCAACAGTCTCACTTCTTTGTCAGGGCAACGTCTCGTTTCCGCTATCACATGTTATGTGTCCAGTTCCTCACGCAATTGATCAGGTGAACGAAAAAGTAAATAACGAAAATcctggcaaaataaaactgtttgatGAACCTGTTGTCTGATGCACAACCGCGATCGGAACTTAATCGACATCACACCTCAATGGCGCCGGTCGCCGTCAGCGCGACCGTCTTCATGATTTGGGACGGCCCCATGCCCGGCGGCGCCGCCATCACCCCGTTGCTGTCAAAGCTGCCGTAGCCGTTGTGCTGGAACTGCGAAATCCGCTCAGTCAGCAGCGCGTTGTCTTCGTTGGTGGCTGCCACGTTGTCCTCGCTGGCCTGCCGCTCCTCGTCCtcctcttcttcctcctcGTCCTCCTCCTCCAGAATGTCCTTCTTCACGGGCTTGACCGGCTGGCCGTGCACGGAGAAGAAGACAAGCACGAGCAGCGCCACCGCGAAGGTCACCCCGGCCATCAGGGTGGCGCACGTGGGGAAGCCGTACCACTCGAGCACGAGGCCGCCCAGCGACGGACCGATCACCTCGCCCAGCGAGTACATGCCCGACCACACGCCGGCCACGATGCTGTACGTCGGCAGGTCGTCCGAGCAGCCGCCCGCCACCGCAGCGTCCAGCACCGCCTGGTATGTCGGCAGCAGGGTCAGCGCCGCCGCCATGCCCAGGATTGCCAGCGACGCCAGAGTCAGCCACAGCGAGCTGGGGGAAAGTCATTACGATATTGCTGTTAATTGCACACGGTCGCTTTTATAAGCCCTATATAAACCCCAATTGCTGAgtggattaaaatttcatgtttatgCTATGCAGGGGTCCgggaaatatttgattataaGGCTCCGCATACCATGAGACCAAAATTAGGGTCGATCTTGggaaatttctgtttttatcATCCAATAGTAGTTTAAAACACAAGATGAAATTTgcgcaatttgaaaaaagagtgaaaaattaaatgaactttctgaaaagcaaaagaaaataggaaattaagattttaaaggATAAGTAAAATTGCcagacaattaatttttaagaaatgaacaatgaataattcaaattcaagccagtcaaattttttccttcaaatctTTATTGTGcagaacagttttttttaaaaaaattaagcctaaatttatttcaaaatatcactCACCCTGGAAGGAATGGAATCAGCGGCGAAGGTCCGATTGTGAGAAGTCCAAATGTGCAGAGCACAAGTCCGAAGCACATCATGAACCAGTGCGAGCCAATTTTGGAGGCCAGGAGTCCCCAGAGCGGACTCGCAGCAGCGTACACACCCGACGAGAGCAGGAAAACCAGGCCGACTTGCTGCGGCGTCAGATTGTACTGCCAAACgttaaaagtgatattaattttcattgttattgCCAACAGTGTTATCTTAGAAATATACAATGTCAACTTTcgcgtttttaaattaaataatctacTTTATTTGGGATGAATTTGacttctaaattaat
The nucleotide sequence above comes from Cloeon dipterum chromosome X, ieCloDipt1.1, whole genome shotgun sequence. Encoded proteins:
- the Ctu1 gene encoding cytoplasmic tRNA 2-thiolation protein 1; this encodes MPVSCTTNCGRKAILRRPKTGTSLCKECFFDAFETEVHHTITSGKLFYPRQLVAIGASGGKDSTVLAYVMKFLNDKYDYKLNLMLLSIDEGITGYRDDSLNTVKENKNDYQLPLKILSYQNLYGWTMDRVVEEVGKKNNCTFCGVFRRQALERGAVMMGASCIATGHNADDIAETVLMNIMRGDVARLGRCCAAITSSDGALPRVKPLKFCYEKEIVMYAYFRKLKYFSTECVYAPNAYRGHARNFLKELERIRPSVIMDIIHSGENLVFQTGIKTPQQGTCSSCGHVSSQELCQACTLLLSLNEGKAKQGVSKKSHKIRST
- the LOC135947394 gene encoding stromal cell-derived factor 2, whose translation is MTYTNSIFFLSLSFLLFLGQIEAKRTQFVTCGSVIKLLNTDYKVRLHSHDVKYGSGSGQQSVTGTEIQEDVNSHWVIKSATGKFCKRGEPIACGAVIRLEHLATKKNLHSHHFPSPLSGNQEISAYGDNAGEGDTGDHWTVVCKGDSWLRDDSVLLKHIDTDMFLSVTGRTYGRPINGQLEVVGVSSPSSSHWQAAEGLFIHPSDFNAKAQSYIHTEL